A single window of Drosophila suzukii chromosome 3, CBGP_Dsuzu_IsoJpt1.0, whole genome shotgun sequence DNA harbors:
- the CCAP gene encoding cardioactive peptide: protein MKTSIKISLRLIALLVCFISCQATLERENEGNNMANHKLSGVIQWKYEKRPFCNAFTGCGRKRTYPSYPPFSLFKRNEVEDKPYNNEYLSEGLSDLIDINAEPAVENVQKQIMSQAKIFEAIKEASKEIFRQKNKQKMLQNEKEMQQLAERENK from the exons ATGAAAACTTCTATTAAAATTTCCCTGAGGCTAATCGCGCTCTTGGTTTGTTTCATCTCCTGTCAGGCCACGCTGGAAAGGGAAAACGAGGGCAATAATATGGCAAAT CACAAACTGAGTGGAGTTATACAGTGGAAGTACGAGAAGCGACCATTTTGCAATGCATTTACAG GATGTGGACGCAAGCGAACGTACCCCTCTTATCCTCCATTTTCCCTATTCAAACGCAATGAAGTCGAGGATAAGCCCTATAACAATGAGTATTTGTCTGAGGGCCTCAGTGATTTGATCGATATTAATGCCGAACCCGCTGTGGAAAATGTCCAGAAGCAAATAATGTCGCAGGCGAAAATCTTCGAGGCCATCAAGGAAGCCAGTAAGGAAATCTTCCGGCAGAAGAACAAACAGAAAATGTTGCAGAACGAGAAGGAAATGCAACAGCTGGCGGAGCgtgaaaacaaataa
- the Cyp6d4 gene encoding probable cytochrome P450 6d4 encodes MFSLVLLAVSLLTLAWFYVKHHYDFWDRRGFPYDRHSGIPFGCLDSVWRQEKSMGLAIYDAYVKSKERVLGIYLLFRPAVLVRDAELARRVLAQDFASFHDRGVYVDEEKDPLSASIFSLRGQSWRAMRHMLSPCFTSGKLKAMFSTSEDIGDKMVAFLQKKLPEKDFEEVDLKKVMQDYAIDIIASTIFGLDVNSFENPDNKFRKLVSIARANNRFNALFGMMIFLLPSMAKFLFKIGFKNPVGLAMLEIVKETVEHREKNGIVRKDLLQLLIQLRNTGKIEENDEKSFSFQKTPDGHIKAISLETITAQAFIFYIAGQETTGSTAAFTIYELAQYPELLKRLQDEVDETLEKNDGKITYDSLHKMEFLELCVQETIRKYPGLPILNRECTQDYTVPDTNHVIPKGTPVVISLYGIHRDAEYFPDPETYDPDRFSKESRNYNPTAFMPFGEGPRICIAQRMGKVNAKLAIIKILQNFNVEVMSKRQIEFENSGIALMPKHGVRVRLSKRVSTSL; translated from the exons ATGTTTTCGTTAGTTTTGCTAGCCGTGTCACTCTTGACACTGGCGTGGTTCTATGTTAAGCACCATTATGACTTCTGGGATCGAAGAGGGTTCCCTTACGACAGGCACTCCGGGATTCCATTCGGATGTCTGGACAGCGTCTGGAGGCAGGAGAAGAGCATGGGCTTGGCCATCTACGATGCGTATGTGAAGAGCAAAGAGCGCGTCTTGGGCATTTACTTGCTCTTCCGTCCGGCTGTTCTGGTCAGAGATGCCGAGCTCGCTCGTCGGGTGCTGGCCCAGGATTTCGCCAGCTTCCACGATCGCGGGGTGTACGTCGATGAGGAGAAGGATCCGCTGTCGGCCAGTATATTTTCCCTACGAGGTCAGAGCTGGCGGGCAATGAGGCACATGTTGTCGCCCTGTTTCACATCCGGAAAGTTAAAGGCCATGTTCAGTACCTCCGAGGACATTGGTGACAAGATGGTGGCTTTTCTTCAGAAAAAGCTGCCAGAAAAGGATTTCGAGGAGGTGGATCTTAAGAAAGTGATGCAAGATTATGCTATCGATATTATCGCCTCGACTATCTTTGGCTTGGACGTAAACAGCTTCGAAAACCCAGACAACAAGTTCCGAAAACTGGTGTCGATTGCCAGAGCTAATAATAGATTCAATGCCTTGTTTGGTATGATGATCTTCCTTTTGCCCTC GATGGCCAAGTTCCTGTTCAaaattggttttaaaaatCCAGTCGGTCTGGCCATGCTGGAGATTGTCAAGGAAACCGTTGAGCACCGAGAGAAAAACGGAATTGTTCGCAAGGATCTGCTGCAGTTGCTCATTCAGCTAAGGAACACGGGCAAGATCGAGGAAAATGATGAGAAATCCTTTAGTTTCCAGAAGACACCAGATG GTCATATCAAAGCCATTTCTTTGGAGACCATCACAGCTCAGGCGTTTATATTCTACATAGCTGGTCAGGAGACCACTGGATCGACTGCAGCTTTCACCATTTATGAGTTGGCCCAATATCCAGAGTTACTGAAGCGCTTGCAAGATGAAGTAGACGAGACGCTGGAAAAGAACGACGGAAAGATCACCTACGATTCCCTGCACAAGATGGAGTTTTTGGAACTGTGTGTGCAGGAAACAATAAGGAAATATCCAGGACTTCCTATCCTGAACCGTGAATGCACCCAGGACTACACCGTACCCGACACCAACCATGTGATTCCCAAGGGAACCCCAGTTGTGATCTCTCTGTACGGAATTCACCGCGATGCCGAATACTTCCCAGATCCCGAGACTTATGACCCCGATCGGTTCTCTAAAGAGAGTCGCAACTATAATCCCACAGCATTTATGCCGTTTGGTGAGGGTCCCAGGATTTGCATTGCTCAGAGGATGGGTAAAGTTAACGCCAAACTAGCGATCATCAAAATTCTGCAGAACTTCAATGTTGAAGTGATGAGCAAACGCCAGATAGAGTTCGAGAACAGCGGAATTGCCTTGATGCCCAAACATGGAGTTCGAGTTCGCCTATCCAAGAGAGTGTCCACATCCCTCTAA